DNA from Mycobacterium sp. SMC-8:
GCCGGTGGATCCGGTGAAGGTCAGCTTGCGAAGCCGGCCGTCGCTGGTCAGTGCCTCGGTCACGGGCCCCGGGCTGCTGGTGGGCAGCACCGACAGCACGCCCTTGGGGAGGCCGGCCTCGGCCATCAGCTTGGCCAGAAGCAGCATGGTCAGCGGCGTCTCCTGTGCGGGCTTGACGATCATCGTGCACCCGGCCGCGAATGCCGGACCCATCTTGCGGGTGCCCATCGCCAGCGGAAAGTTCCACGGCGTGATCGCATAGCACGGACCGACCGCCTGCTTGGTCACCAGGATGCGTCCGGTGCCGGCCGGGCTCGTCGTGTACCTGCCGTCGATACGCACGGCCTCCTCGGCGAACCAGCGGAAGAACTCCGCGCCGTAGGTGACCTCGCCCTTGCTCTCGGCGAGCACCTTGCCCATCTCCAGGGTCATCAGCGCCGCGATGTCGTCGGCGCGCGCGGTGATGGTCTCGAACACCGACCGCAGGATCTCTCCGCGCTTGCGGGGCGGGGTCGCGGCCCATTCCGCCTGCACCGCACATGCCGCGTCCAGCGCGTCGCGCGCGTCGTCGGCGGTCGCGTCGGCGACCTCGGTCAGCACCTCGTCGTCACTGGGGTCCAGCACGTTGAACGTCGACTTGCCCTGGCGTTCCTCACCGCCGATCCACAGACCGGTCGGTACCGAAGCCAGCAGCGCGGAAGTATCCATACCTCCATCATTTACTCCTTCGTCTGCGCGCCCGCACTAGGGTTCTGCACATGGGTTCTGACATCACCGGCACGCCTGCGTGGCAGGCACTGTCCCGCCATCACGACGAGATCGCCGCCGCGGATCTGCGTGAACTGTTCGCCGAGGATCCCGCCCGGGGCACCGAGCTGGCGCTGACGGTCGGCGACCTCTACATCGACTACAGCAAGCACCGCGTCACCCGGGAGACCCTGCGCCTGCTTACGGATCTGGCCCGCGCCGCCGACGTACCGGCCAAGCGGGACGCGATGTTCGCCGGGGAACACATCAACACCTCTGAGGACCGCGCGGTGCTGCACACCGCGCTGCGCCTGCCGCGGGACGCGTCTCTGACCGTCGACGGGCAGGACGTCGTCGCCGACGTGCACGAGGTGCTGGACCGGATGGGCGATTTCACCGACCGGCTGCGCAGCGGCGACTGGCGTGGCGCAACCGGCGAACGCATCACCACCGTGGTCAACATCGGCATCGGCGGCTCGGATCTCGGGCCGGTGATGGTGGATCAGGCGTTGCGCCACTACGCCGACGCCGGCATCTCCGCGCGGTTCGTCTCCAACGTCGACCCCGCCGACCTGGTGGCCAAACTCGCCGGACTCGACCCGGCCACAACGCTTTTCATCATCGCATCGAAGACATTCTCGACGCTGGAGACGCTGACCAACGCGACGGCCGCACGGCGCTGGCTCACCGAGGCTCTGGGCGATGACGCGGTCTCGAAGCACTTCGTGGCGGTGTCGACCAACGCCAAGCTGGTCGACGAGTTCGGCATCGACACCGACAACATGTTCGGCTTCTGGGACTGGGTGGGTGGCCGGTACTCAGTGGATTCGGCGATCGGGTTATCGGTGATGGCGGTGATCGGCCGGGAACGATTCGCGGAGTTCCTCGCCGGCTTCCACCTCGTCGACGAGCACTTCCGGACCGCGCCGCTGGAGGAAAACGCGCCGGTGCTGCTCGGGTTGATCGGGCTCTGGTACAACAACTTCTTCGGCGCCGAAACCCGTGCGGTACTTCCCTATTCGAACGACCTGGCCCGTTTCGCCGCCTACCTGCAGCAGCTGACGATGGAGTCCAACGGCAAGTCGGTGCGCGCCGACGGCACACCGGTGTCCACCGACACCGGCGAGATCTTCTGGGGCGAGCCGGGCACCAACGGGCAGCACGCGTTCTACCAACTGCTGCATCAGGGCACCCGACTGGTCCCGGCCGACTTCATCGGGTTCAGTGAGCCGACCGACGACCTGCCGACCGCCGACGGCACCGGCAGCATGCACGACCTGCTGATGAGCAACTTCTTCGCACAGACGCAGGTGCTGGCGTTCGGCAAGACGGCCGAGGAGATCAGCGCCGAGGGAACGCCGCCAGATGTGGTGCCGCACAAGGTGATGCCGGGCAACCGTCCGAGCACGTCGATCCTCGCGACCAAGCTGACCCCGTCGGTGGTCGGCCAACTCATCGCGCTCTACGAGCACCAGGTCTTCGTCGAGGGCGTCATCTGGGGCATCGACTCGTTCGACCAGTGGGGCGTGGAGCTGGGCAAGACTCAAGCCAAGGCGCTGCTGCCGGTGATCACGTCCGACGAGCCGCCGGCCGAGCAGTCGGATTCGTCGACGGACGCCCTCGTCCGCCGCTACCGAGCGGAGCGCGGCCGCACCGCGTGATTTCGGCGTGGTTATCGTCGCTCAGCGGCGACAATCACGCCGAAAGCGCTCACATCTCCGGATCGGGGCGCGTCCAGCCCAGGATCATCGCCGGTGAGCATCCGCCGATCAGCAGCACGGTCAATGCCATCAGGCCGCCGGCGTAGGCCATGTCGGTGTCGGTTCCGCCGGTGAAGGCGGCGCCGAAGATCAGGTAGAAGATCGGCACCATCATGAGGTATTGCGTGAGGGTCAGCCCGATGGATCTGGCGCTGTTGCGTTGCGCCAGTTCGTATTCGTCAAGTGTGGCGTCCGGTGCGTCACCCTGGCGCCCGGACACAATCTGCAAGGTCACCCAGAGCGGGAAGAACACCAGGCATGCGGGCAGCCATAGCAGCGGTGCCCACTGGATGCCGAACGCGCACAACAGGCTTACGCCGAACATGAACCCAAACGTCGCGGCCAACCCGGTGACGAGCATGCGGCGTCTACGCTGGGTCCGCCACCCGGGAAGCGAATTCGCATACTTCGATTCGTTTTTCAGGAACTGCTTGGTGCGGTAGTTCTGGTAGCGGTCGATCAAGGTGGCTTCACGCATTCGTCTTTCCTCCTTGTTCTCGGCGATACAGCGCGGTCGACAGTGGTGCGAACGGTTCGCGGGAGAAGACCGCCTCGACGGGTAGGTCGAACACCTCACAGATGCGGAACGCCAGATCGAGGCTCGGGTAGTGATCGCCTCGTTCTAGTGCTCCGACGGTCTGCGGGTTGACGTCGATCAGCTCTGCCAGCTGCGCCCGCGACATCCGCCGCTCCGCGCGCAGCACACCGATGCGGTTGTGGATGGGGAAGGTTTCCCCGCGGCGCACTGGACTCACCTAATCGATTGTTAGGAAAACCTAACAGTCTGTCAAGCAAACCGGGCGATTTCGGCGTTTTTCTCGTTGCGAGTCAGCGACAGTTTTCACACCCACATCGCAAGGGACTCAGGCGAAGTACTTCGTGAACCGCGGCGGCAGCAGCTTCATGACCTCCACCAGCGGCCACCACGGCCAGCCGGGGACGACGGCGCGGCCCTTCTCCTTCTCGATGGCGTCGACCATGGCCTTCACGCCGGTCTCGTTGTCGACCATGAGCATCGTCGAGTTGGACTTGGCCGTCATCTCCGACTCGATGTAGCCGGGCTCCAGCACCGTGATCTTGATCGGCCCGGACGACGGGTATTCGGCACGCAGCGACTGCCCCAGCGACGTGACACCGGCTTTGCTCGCAGCGTAGGCGGCCTTGAAACCCGGCACCCCCACGTTGCCGAGCACCGACGACACCAACACCAGCTGCCCCTTGCCGGCAGCCTTGAACATCTCCAACGCGGTCTCGATTTGCACCAGCGCGGCAACGAGATTGGTCTCGATGGTGGCCTTGTTCGCCCACAGCTTGCCGCCGCCGAGCGGGTAGCCCTTGCCGATGCCCGCGTTGACGATCACGCAGTCGATGCCGCCGAGTTCCTCGGACAACTCACCGAAGACCTTCGGAACCTGCTCGTGATCGTTGACGTCGAGCGCGGCGACAGCGACCTTGATGTTCGGATACTTCGCTGCCAGCTCGGCCTTGAGCTCCTCAAGGTTGTCGACGCGACGCGCACACAGGGCCAGGTCGCGGTCCCTGGCGGCGAACTGGCGGGCCATGCCCGCACCGAGGCCCGAGCTCGCACCGGTGATCAAGATCTTCTGCCGAGTCATGCGGGCAGGATAACCGAGTTAGACAAGTCGCGAGTAATCGCCGAACGTGCAGGGCAACGCGCGAGACGGCTACTTGAGCAGTCGGGACATCCGCCGGTCGGCCAGCACCTTGCCGCCGGTCTGGCACGTAGGGCAGTACTGGAACGACTTGTCGGCGAACGACACCTCGCGGACGGTGTCCCCGCAGACCGGGCACGGCAGGCCGGTGCGGGCATGCACCCGCAGTCCGGAACGTTTCTCGCCCTTCAATGTGGCCGCCTGTTGGCCGACCGACCGCGTCACCGCGTCGGTCAGCACCGAGATCATCGCGTCGTGCAGCGTCGCCAACTGCGCCTCGGTCAGCTTGTTCGCGGTGGCGAACGGCGAGAGCTTGGCGACGTGCAGGATCTCATCGCTGTAGGCGTTGCCGATCCCGGCGATCACCTTCTGGTCGGTGATGACGGTCTTGATGCGGCCCGTCTGGCCCTTCAGCGCCTCCGTCAGCGCCTGCAGGCTCAGCGACAGCGCATCGGGACCGAGCGCGGCGATCTGCGGGACGGCCAGCGGGTCGGTGACCAGCCACACCGCGAGGCGCTTCTGCGTGCCCGCCTCCGTCAGGTCGAAGCCCGGCGCCGAGCCCGGCTCTCCCAGATGCACGCGCAGCGCGATCGGCCCCTTGCCGGGCTTCAACGGTGCCGCGGCGAGCTTGTCCGACCAGCGCAGCCAGCCTGCCCGGGACAGATGCGTGATCAGGTACAGCTCACCA
Protein-coding regions in this window:
- the pgi gene encoding glucose-6-phosphate isomerase; its protein translation is MGSDITGTPAWQALSRHHDEIAAADLRELFAEDPARGTELALTVGDLYIDYSKHRVTRETLRLLTDLARAADVPAKRDAMFAGEHINTSEDRAVLHTALRLPRDASLTVDGQDVVADVHEVLDRMGDFTDRLRSGDWRGATGERITTVVNIGIGGSDLGPVMVDQALRHYADAGISARFVSNVDPADLVAKLAGLDPATTLFIIASKTFSTLETLTNATAARRWLTEALGDDAVSKHFVAVSTNAKLVDEFGIDTDNMFGFWDWVGGRYSVDSAIGLSVMAVIGRERFAEFLAGFHLVDEHFRTAPLEENAPVLLGLIGLWYNNFFGAETRAVLPYSNDLARFAAYLQQLTMESNGKSVRADGTPVSTDTGEIFWGEPGTNGQHAFYQLLHQGTRLVPADFIGFSEPTDDLPTADGTGSMHDLLMSNFFAQTQVLAFGKTAEEISAEGTPPDVVPHKVMPGNRPSTSILATKLTPSVVGQLIALYEHQVFVEGVIWGIDSFDQWGVELGKTQAKALLPVITSDEPPAEQSDSSTDALVRRYRAERGRTA
- a CDS encoding SDR family oxidoreductase, encoding MTRQKILITGASSGLGAGMARQFAARDRDLALCARRVDNLEELKAELAAKYPNIKVAVAALDVNDHEQVPKVFGELSEELGGIDCVIVNAGIGKGYPLGGGKLWANKATIETNLVAALVQIETALEMFKAAGKGQLVLVSSVLGNVGVPGFKAAYAASKAGVTSLGQSLRAEYPSSGPIKITVLEPGYIESEMTAKSNSTMLMVDNETGVKAMVDAIEKEKGRAVVPGWPWWPLVEVMKLLPPRFTKYFA
- a CDS encoding zinc finger domain-containing protein, whose product is MAVPQIAALGPDALSLSLQALTEALKGQTGRIKTVITDQKVIAGIGNAYSDEILHVAKLSPFATANKLTEAQLATLHDAMISVLTDAVTRSVGQQAATLKGEKRSGLRVHARTGLPCPVCGDTVREVSFADKSFQYCPTCQTGGKVLADRRMSRLLK
- a CDS encoding helix-turn-helix transcriptional regulator: MSPVRRGETFPIHNRIGVLRAERRMSRAQLAELIDVNPQTVGALERGDHYPSLDLAFRICEVFDLPVEAVFSREPFAPLSTALYRREQGGKTNA